A single window of Myripristis murdjan chromosome 21, fMyrMur1.1, whole genome shotgun sequence DNA harbors:
- the pgap1 gene encoding GPI inositol-deacylase yields the protein MKLATVAFYGLALGLLAVGLRELLTGFEENRCSMTYMFEYPEYRRVALPRRVARLYPAYGLYLYGEGLYAQETRALKLTGAPVLFLPGNAGSFKQARSLGSVALRKAENMEGGLHLNVFTVDFNEELVALYGGSLRRQTHFLHESIKAILRLYKDLEDAPRSVVLVGHSMGGVVARALFTLPRFNPRLVTLIITQASPHLAPVLALDTYLLDFYSAVRHRWVNQADGLRNVTVLSVGGGYRDYQVRSGLTSLPCPPGDSSKLSLVATAVPRTWVSTDHLSIVWCKELVLATVRALFDLIEPETRQFSESPERRMAVLNHHFIRHPVRMLDESQETSISLSDSPEAWSEVNTLRLAYSTPKEGQAKYFLFALSSRRKAYSHFYCRSNNLEMTSWVYGCTQRNGSLCVRAVDLSMGTELLPPYKVLILSLSDLASISHLVVGASNLNGKQFTVECEWQRQESQTISMPVPHVLSFGLTSSDVVVNSSGLHHTLVLEHFHQVYQAFRINVASHCKVHKERLPNVYRMKVPWFREDSLTTVSTPSVTEISGMLHTSRPDNTSGVLLQLHTAPNCQYKVSVRTSFPRVLGQVLRFCGPMVPVYTAVTLLLASGGQVSSILKTGRALQMSQVVGRGLQPYKVDLPVYVLQLLLGCSCFQKAWSILHLPSMDALPPTFPDGTFHEGLAAVEQWPRLLSPLLYVLGAAVAFWGSMLLQLVLRLMSLMLAPLHRPSVSRDCGTLRLQTQLLIILSLIILGGTSCGALSIFVAFLLHLYRVLRLQMTERSLSHMLNLAPQKLKETENGTADAEALTKPKECNGAPLLSECVLQEVRDDLQLHLCLSALFTLPIMLSAPSLIHWIRNLRYSTQLDPDPCWPHTVPLLIVYMLLINCNTLKLSNSKLLPLTTCLPLPLIIAMVTFSPLHLYRVTYFLTAALVPLALSCLL from the exons ATGAAACTCGCCACTGTGGCCTTTTACGGGTTGGCTCTGGGGCTGCTGGCGGTCGGCCTGCGAGAGTTGCTGACTGGCTTCGAGGAGAACAGATGCAGCATGACCTATATGTTTGAATACCCAGAGTACCGG CGTGTGGCCCTGCCTCGTCGTGTGGCCAGACTGTACCCAGCATACGGGCTCTACCTGTACGGAGAGGGCCTGTACGCTCAGGAGACCCGTGCACTTAAACTCACTGGTGCCCCTGTGCTCTTCCTGCCTGGAAATGCAGGCAGTTTTAAACAAG CTCGCTCCCTGGGCTCCGTGGCCTTGAGGAAGGCAGAAAACATGGAGGGAGGGCTCCACCTCAATGTTTTCACTGTGGACTTCAATGAGGAGCTGGTGGCCTTATACGGTGGCAGCTTGCGCAGGCAGACACACTTCCTGCATGAGAGTATAAAGGCCATCCTGCGTCTCTACAAG GATCTTGAAGACGCCCCTCGCAGTGTGGTGCTGGTTGGCCACTCCATGGGAGGAGTGGTGGCCCGGGCACTGTTCACCTTGCCCCGCTTCAACCCCCGTCTGGTCACCCTCATCATCACCCAGGCCTCCCCCCACCTAGCCCCCGTGTTGGCCCTCGACACATACCTGCTAG ATTTCTACTCTGCAGTGAGACACAGGTGGGTGAATCAGGCGGACGGTCTCAGGAACGTCACAGTGCTCTCTGTGGGAGGTGGTTACCGTGACTACCAGGTCCGCTCCGGCCTGACATCCCTACCTTGTCCCCCAGGAGACTCCAGCAAGTTGTCACTGGTG gCAACTGCAGTTCCCAGGACGTGGGTGTCCACTGACCATCTATCCAttgtttg GTGCAAAGAGCTTGTTCTTGCCACTGTCAGGGCTTTGTTTGACCTCATTGAACCTGAAACCAGACAG TTCTCAGAGAGCCCAGAGAGGAGAATGGCTGTTTTAAACCATCACTTCATCAGACACCCTGTCAGGATGTTGGATGAAAGTCAGGAgacctccatctccctctcag ATTCTCCTGAAGCCTGGAGTGAAGTTAACACACTGCGCCTGGCTTACAGCACCCCAAAG GAGGGACAGGCCAAGTACTTCCTGTTTGCCCTGTCCAGTCGAAGGAAAGCCTACAGCCACTTCTACTGCCGGAGCAACAACCTG GAGATGACGAGCTGGGTGTACGGCTGCACACAGAGGAATGGCTCCTTGTG TGTGCGTGCAGTGGATCTCTCCATGGGAACCGAGCTTCTGCCACCATACAAA GTGCTGATTCTGAGTCTCAGCGACTTGGCCTCCATTTCTCACCTGGTGGTTGGGGCCTCTAACCTCAATGGCAAACAG TTCACAGTGGAGTGCGAGTGGCAGAGACAAGAATCTCAGACGATATCTATGCCAGTGCCACACGTCCTGTCTTTTG GTTTGACCAGCAGTGATGTTGTGGTCAACTCCAGTGGACTTCATCACACCCTCGTGCTGGAACACTTTCACCAG GTCTATCAGGCTTTCAGAATTAATGTCGCAAGCCACTGCAAAGTACACAAAG AGAGGTTGCCCAACGTGTACAGAATGAAGGTGCCATGGTTTAGGGAGGACTCTCTAACCACAGTCAG tactccatcagTGACTGAGATCTCAGGGATGCTCCATACGAGTCGTCCAGACAACACGTCAGGTGTCCTTCTCCAGCTCCATACTGCCCCCAACTGCCAGTATAAG GTGTCAGTGAGGACTTCATTCCCCCGGGTGCTGGGACAG GTGCTGAGGTTCTGTGGTCCCATGGTGCCAGTGTACACAGCTGTTACGCTCCTCCTTGCCAGTGGGGGGCAGGTGTCCTCCATCCTGAAAACAGGCCGAGCCTTACAAATGAGCCAGGTGGTAGGCAGAGGCCTGCAGCCTTACAAAGTCGACCTGCCGGTTTATGTTCTGCAGCTGTTGCTTGG gTGTAGCTGCTTTCAGAAGGCCTGGTCCATTCTCCATCTTCCCTCCATGGATGCACTCCCGCCCACGTTCCCTGATGGGACATTTCATGAGGGCTTAGCTGCGGTTGAGCAGTGGCCCCGCCTCCTGTCCCCACTCCTGTATGTTTTAGGGGCAGCTGTGGCATTTTGGGGCAGTATGCTACTCCAGCTTGTTCTGCGCCTGATGTCACTTATGTTAGCTCCCCTACACAG ACCGTCTGTGTCTAGAGACTGTGGCACTCTGCGTCTGCAGACCCAGCTCCTCATCATTCTGTCTCTGATAATTCTGGGCGGGACGTCCTGTGGAGCCTTGTCAATCTTTGTCGCCTTTCTCCTTCACCTTTATAGG GTGCTAAGGCTACAGATGACAGAAAGGTCTTTGAGTCACATGCTGAATCTG GCACCACAGAAGCTCAAAGAAACTGAGAATGGCACAGCTGATGCCGAGGCTCTGACAAAGCCTAAAGAATGTAATGGAGCCCCCCTGCTGTCGGAGTGTGTACTGCAGGAGGTGCGGGATGATCTACAGCTCCACCTCTGCCTGTCCGCGCTCTTCACACTACCCATCATGCTCAGCGCACCCTCACTCATCCATTGGATCCGCAACCTGAG GTATTCCACCCAACTGGATCCTGACCCTTGCTGGCCACACACTGTGCCTCTGCTTATTGTATACATGCTGCTTATTAACTGTAACACTCTGAAACTCAGCAACAG tAAACTCCTGCCTCTGACGACCTGCCTCCCTTTGCCCTTGATCATAGCCATGGTGACCTTCTCTCCACTCCACCTCTACAGAGTTACTTACTTCCTGACAGCTGCACTGGTCCCTCTGGCTTTGTCTTGTCTGCTCTGA